The following coding sequences are from one Methanohalophilus halophilus window:
- a CDS encoding cryptochrome/photolyase family protein produces MKGIWIGGDQLIEDNPLILDSPHVPLIMTEYTGFSLSRTYHKKKLILVWSSMRHYAEKLRKRGADLTYVKTPEMERTLNEWIKNKEIDELHISEPSNIHLKKYIEKLNLNCKVIFLPDNQFMWQAQEFRDWANSRKKLLMEDFYRTGRKKYKILLEKDLKPSGGKWNLDRENRKPPPKYGFQEDPPQHIKFPPDKITKEIIAEVERSEYPTYGKGNDFNLAVTHEDAEKALDFFIEEKLANFGPYQDIMLTGDNVLWHSILSPYLNLGLLHPLNVVKKAELAYYQKNLPLNSIEGFIRQILGWREYMHCIYNYKGDKYLKNNWFDHERELPTMYWYPEKTAMNCMTSVIEEVRNTGYAHHIQRLMILSNFALLAEVNPSEVKNWFHTAFIDAYDWVMQPNVIGMGQFADGGILATKPYISSANYINKMSDYCQDCTYNHNHRTGVDACPFNYLYWAFLHKNNEKLRNIGRMKLILKNLDRINKKKLKQILTQADDFLKSLK; encoded by the coding sequence ATGAAGGGCATATGGATTGGAGGTGACCAGTTAATTGAGGACAATCCTTTGATTCTGGATTCCCCACATGTCCCCTTAATAATGACAGAATATACCGGATTTAGCCTTTCCAGAACCTACCACAAAAAAAAACTGATCCTTGTCTGGTCTTCAATGCGCCACTATGCAGAAAAACTTCGAAAAAGGGGTGCAGATTTAACCTACGTAAAAACCCCAGAAATGGAAAGAACATTAAACGAATGGATAAAAAATAAAGAAATAGATGAACTCCATATTTCAGAGCCCTCAAACATCCATCTCAAAAAATATATCGAAAAACTCAATCTCAATTGCAAAGTAATATTCCTGCCAGATAACCAATTTATGTGGCAAGCACAGGAATTCAGAGATTGGGCTAACTCACGTAAAAAACTTCTCATGGAAGATTTCTATAGGACAGGGCGCAAAAAATATAAAATCCTTCTTGAAAAAGATCTTAAACCCTCTGGAGGAAAATGGAACCTGGATCGAGAAAACCGCAAACCTCCACCCAAATATGGATTTCAGGAAGACCCACCCCAACATATAAAATTTCCACCCGATAAGATCACCAAAGAAATTATAGCAGAAGTTGAAAGAAGCGAATATCCTACATACGGAAAAGGAAATGATTTCAATTTAGCTGTAACACATGAAGATGCGGAAAAAGCACTCGACTTCTTTATAGAAGAAAAACTTGCAAATTTCGGACCCTATCAGGACATAATGCTTACAGGTGACAATGTACTCTGGCATTCAATTTTATCCCCCTACCTAAACCTCGGTCTTCTACACCCCCTAAATGTAGTCAAAAAGGCCGAGCTGGCTTATTACCAAAAAAATCTCCCCCTTAACAGCATCGAGGGATTCATCCGGCAAATACTTGGATGGCGCGAATACATGCATTGTATTTACAACTACAAAGGGGACAAATACCTAAAAAATAACTGGTTTGATCATGAAAGGGAATTGCCCACCATGTACTGGTACCCCGAAAAAACAGCTATGAACTGTATGACCAGTGTCATTGAAGAGGTACGTAATACAGGCTATGCACACCATATACAGAGACTTATGATACTGAGTAACTTTGCACTGCTTGCAGAAGTTAATCCCTCAGAGGTTAAAAACTGGTTTCATACAGCTTTCATAGATGCATATGACTGGGTGATGCAACCCAATGTTATAGGAATGGGGCAGTTTGCAGATGGAGGAATCCTTGCTACAAAACCCTATATCTCTTCTGCAAACTATATCAACAAAATGAGTGATTACTGTCAGGATTGCACCTATAACCACAATCATCGAACCGGCGTAGATGCCTGCCCCTTTAATTACCTATATTGGGCCTTTCTTCACAAGAATAATGAAAAGCTTAGAAATATAGGCCGTATGAAACTTATTCTAAAAAACCTGGACCGGATAAATAAAAAGAAACTTAAGCAAATACTTACACAGGCAGATGATTTCCTTAAATCCCTTAAATAA
- a CDS encoding serine protein kinase RIO — MVKKSKDIRKLDTDVDKMRIRRKDSEHLKVKENVFDEATLKALYDLARKGVIESLGGSISTGKEANVFLAEGKDKNIALKIYRISSSTFNSMDEYIRGDPRFSNIRHKKKDIIFAWTKKEYRNLMRARECGIAAPRPIDTHKNILAMEFIGEGDKPYPLLKEVKLSEQSAQTIFGTIIHYLEILYNEAKLVHGDLSEYNILLDPSTLEPYLIDMGQSVTLEHPSANDFLKRDIRNLTRHFKKYGIQPDEEELLRIITEKQRNK, encoded by the coding sequence ATGGTAAAAAAATCAAAAGATATACGGAAACTCGATACTGATGTTGATAAAATGCGCATCAGACGCAAAGACAGCGAACACCTTAAAGTAAAAGAAAATGTATTCGATGAAGCCACCCTCAAAGCTCTTTATGACCTGGCAAGAAAAGGCGTAATAGAAAGCCTCGGCGGATCCATTAGCACCGGCAAGGAAGCAAACGTATTCCTTGCAGAAGGCAAAGACAAAAATATTGCCCTCAAAATATACCGCATATCTTCAAGCACTTTTAATTCCATGGATGAATATATACGAGGAGACCCACGTTTTAGCAATATACGCCACAAGAAAAAAGATATCATATTTGCATGGACAAAAAAAGAGTACCGCAATCTTATGCGTGCCAGGGAATGTGGCATAGCTGCCCCCCGACCAATAGATACCCACAAAAACATACTTGCCATGGAATTTATCGGAGAAGGAGACAAACCCTACCCCCTTCTAAAGGAAGTAAAACTCAGCGAACAATCTGCACAAACAATTTTCGGCACCATTATACATTATCTCGAAATACTTTATAATGAAGCCAAATTAGTACATGGAGACCTTAGCGAATACAATATTTTGCTCGATCCATCTACCCTTGAACCATATCTCATAGACATGGGCCAATCGGTAACGCTTGAACATCCGTCGGCAAATGACTTTCTAAAACGAGATATCAGAAACCTCACCCGGCACTTCAAGAAATACGGCATACAACCCGACGAAGAAGAACTTTTAAGGATAATTACCGAAAAACAAAGAAACAAGTAA
- a CDS encoding DUF1284 domain-containing protein: MQIRAHHIFCIQGFVGKGYSEQFIENMENIIEKLNSCDLLIEVTNTPDCICTACPRLKIIDAQSGNAKIGLIGCEVETEVKILDRKVANSLGIDFGKHYLYSELLKKLKYIDEENFDNICSECQWYSLGYCKKRIIGI, encoded by the coding sequence ATGCAAATCCGGGCACACCATATATTTTGCATCCAGGGCTTTGTCGGGAAGGGTTATTCTGAACAATTCATAGAAAATATGGAAAACATTATTGAAAAACTAAACAGCTGCGATCTCCTTATAGAGGTCACAAATACCCCGGATTGTATTTGCACTGCTTGCCCCAGACTGAAAATCATTGATGCACAAAGTGGAAATGCTAAAATAGGTCTTATTGGTTGTGAAGTAGAAACAGAAGTCAAAATACTCGACAGAAAAGTAGCCAATTCTCTTGGAATTGATTTTGGAAAACATTACCTGTACAGCGAGCTTCTCAAAAAACTGAAATATATCGATGAAGAAAATTTTGACAATATTTGTTCTGAATGCCAATGGTACAGTCTCGGCTACTGCAAAAAAAGAATCATTGGCATATAA
- a CDS encoding fasciclin domain-containing protein: protein MESKDLIQTAKEMGEFPTLLKAAKALDLMEKYSTEGPYTIFAPVESAFEPIPDSVIDDAFEDLDYLRDIISYHIVEGRYSSEDLRENTTLTTTGGNKLRLREKDGKIFVENTPILKPDIECSNGIIHSIGDILVP from the coding sequence ATGGAATCAAAGGACCTTATCCAAACCGCAAAGGAGATGGGAGAATTTCCCACCCTTTTAAAGGCAGCCAAAGCACTTGACCTTATGGAAAAGTATTCCACAGAAGGCCCTTACACCATTTTTGCACCAGTAGAAAGTGCTTTTGAACCCATTCCCGATTCAGTAATAGACGATGCCTTCGAAGATCTTGATTATCTTAGAGATATTATTAGTTACCATATAGTAGAAGGAAGATACAGCAGTGAAGACCTCCGCGAAAATACCACATTGACTACAACAGGAGGCAATAAATTGAGGTTGCGGGAAAAAGATGGGAAAATATTCGTGGAAAACACGCCAATCCTTAAACCTGATATCGAATGCAGCAATGGAATCATACATTCCATAGGAGACATTCTTGTACCCTGA
- a CDS encoding YbjQ family protein produces the protein MIITTTENVDGKQQKILGIVMGNTVQSRHISSDIGAALKKVVGGKLKGYSKMLKTSRDEAMQRMIEEAEKLDADAIVNVRFTTSQTMASAAEILAYGTAMKFT, from the coding sequence TTGATAATCACCACTACTGAAAACGTTGATGGAAAGCAACAAAAAATCCTTGGTATCGTGATGGGAAATACGGTACAATCAAGACATATCAGTAGCGATATAGGAGCAGCTCTGAAGAAGGTGGTCGGAGGAAAGCTTAAAGGTTACTCAAAGATGCTCAAAACATCCAGAGATGAAGCAATGCAACGCATGATTGAAGAAGCAGAAAAATTAGATGCCGATGCAATAGTTAACGTGCGTTTCACAACATCCCAGACAATGGCCTCTGCCGCCGAGATACTTGCATACGGAACTGCCATGAAATTCACCTGA
- a CDS encoding mechanosensitive ion channel family protein, translating to MAEMFQFNNLTVWDIGAALIVLVAGYIIARILTGMFKDSISRTKLPSLVIDFLARFFSILLYIIVLLTTLSTLNFDVGPVVLGLSAVIGLILGFGMQDTLTNLGAGIWIAALRPIDKNEYVEINGISGTVSVVGIMATELLAPDNKFITIPNKLVWGNPIINATRLPTRRVSVDVGISYSSNIDRAIEIAIETMKSHSKVLSEPAPAVMTTELADSSVNLQLRAWTKTEDFWNVKKELTENIFKAYRELGIEIPFPQLDVHLEKE from the coding sequence ATGGCAGAAATGTTTCAATTCAACAACCTTACAGTATGGGATATCGGGGCTGCCCTTATAGTACTGGTTGCAGGCTATATCATTGCCCGCATCCTGACAGGAATGTTTAAAGACAGTATATCCAGAACAAAATTACCTTCACTTGTAATTGACTTCCTGGCAAGATTTTTCAGCATTCTTCTCTATATTATTGTACTCCTTACCACATTGTCCACACTGAATTTTGATGTCGGACCTGTAGTCTTGGGATTATCAGCCGTGATTGGGTTGATCCTTGGATTCGGGATGCAGGATACACTCACAAACCTGGGTGCAGGAATATGGATTGCTGCACTTCGTCCCATAGATAAAAATGAATATGTAGAAATAAACGGAATCTCAGGAACTGTTTCGGTAGTTGGAATTATGGCTACTGAACTTCTTGCACCCGATAACAAATTCATCACCATCCCTAATAAGCTTGTATGGGGAAACCCGATCATCAATGCAACACGCCTGCCAACCAGAAGGGTTAGTGTTGATGTAGGAATCAGTTACAGTTCCAATATAGACAGGGCCATTGAAATTGCCATTGAGACAATGAAATCCCACAGCAAAGTACTGTCAGAACCTGCTCCCGCAGTAATGACAACCGAACTTGCAGATTCCTCTGTAAACCTGCAGCTTCGTGCCTGGACAAAAACAGAGGATTTCTGGAATGTAAAGAAAGAACTCACTGAAAATATCTTCAAGGCCTACAGAGAACTTGGAATAGAGATTCCATTCCCACAACTGGATGTCCACCTTGAGAAAGAGTGA
- a CDS encoding KH domain-containing protein, with translation MTHLKIPKDRIGAIIGPKGQTKKFIEEKSSSQLNIDSENGSVEVIQGDDPVGTLRAIETIKAIGRGFNPEKTIPMLDDDLLMLEVIDLSKYASTNKEMTRLKGRIIGKGGKTREIAENLIGVKISIYGKTVSFIGYPEQIQIMRTAVEMLIEGANHGPVYSFLEKKHKELMQAQLDSY, from the coding sequence ATGACGCATTTAAAAATACCAAAAGATAGAATTGGTGCAATCATCGGGCCAAAAGGCCAGACTAAAAAATTCATAGAAGAAAAATCATCTTCACAACTCAACATCGACAGTGAAAATGGAAGTGTGGAAGTCATACAGGGAGATGACCCCGTAGGAACCCTCAGAGCCATCGAAACAATCAAAGCCATTGGAAGAGGATTCAATCCTGAAAAAACAATACCAATGCTTGACGATGACCTGCTGATGTTAGAGGTTATTGATCTTTCAAAATATGCATCCACAAATAAGGAAATGACTCGCCTAAAGGGCAGGATTATAGGCAAAGGAGGTAAAACTCGCGAAATTGCTGAAAACCTCATCGGAGTGAAAATCTCAATATATGGAAAAACAGTCAGTTTCATAGGATACCCGGAGCAAATCCAAATAATGAGAACTGCAGTTGAAATGCTCATAGAAGGAGCAAATCATGGCCCCGTGTACAGTTTCCTCGAGAAAAAACACAAAGAATTGATGCAAGCTCAACTGGATTCCTATTAA
- a CDS encoding YbgA family protein codes for MIPQIPFSRPVVLVSRCLEFEKVRYDGQVIHCQAVRDLEPFVDFIKVCPEVDIGLGVPRDTLRIVKTKGEYRLVQPKTGNDVTEKMDGFTDSFLEELTEVDGFIFKSKSPTIGIRDIKVYSGLSNAGVIERGSGFFADKILKRYGGYPIEEDDRLRNVRIRHDFLTRLFAFADFRETLGSGNMEQLVEYNRRYHHLFMLYSQPLANKMSHLLEGAKGAAFNDVSREYFSLLKEVFSNHPFSNSYINAAQNIYSGYREQATAEDDFLFNDVLDLYSRNLIGVEAVLEILKFFVGKFDSDASAYSRFFEPYPEELKMEVDPGRDKDYWEHFHF; via the coding sequence ATGATACCGCAAATACCTTTTTCCCGGCCAGTTGTGCTTGTAAGCAGGTGCCTTGAATTTGAAAAAGTACGTTATGATGGGCAAGTGATTCACTGCCAGGCAGTGCGTGACCTTGAACCTTTCGTGGATTTCATTAAAGTATGTCCGGAAGTGGACATTGGTCTAGGGGTTCCGAGGGATACCCTGAGGATTGTAAAGACCAAAGGGGAATACCGCCTTGTACAACCCAAAACAGGAAATGATGTAACTGAAAAGATGGATGGATTCACGGATTCTTTCCTGGAGGAACTTACGGAAGTGGATGGTTTTATTTTCAAGTCCAAGTCTCCGACAATTGGTATTCGTGATATCAAGGTTTATAGTGGATTAAGTAATGCCGGGGTAATTGAAAGGGGTAGTGGCTTCTTTGCAGACAAGATTCTGAAGCGCTATGGCGGTTATCCCATTGAAGAAGATGACAGGTTGCGTAATGTACGTATCAGGCACGATTTTCTTACTCGTCTTTTTGCTTTTGCAGATTTCAGGGAAACCCTGGGTTCTGGAAATATGGAGCAATTGGTAGAATACAACCGTCGTTATCATCATCTTTTCATGCTTTACAGTCAACCTCTAGCAAACAAAATGAGTCATCTCCTTGAAGGGGCGAAAGGGGCTGCTTTCAATGATGTTTCAAGGGAATATTTTTCACTGCTTAAGGAAGTTTTCTCCAATCACCCGTTTTCGAATTCCTATATTAATGCCGCACAGAATATATACTCGGGTTACAGGGAACAGGCAACTGCTGAAGACGATTTTCTCTTTAACGATGTTCTTGATCTCTATTCCCGCAATCTGATAGGAGTGGAGGCAGTTCTTGAAATTCTGAAATTCTTTGTCGGTAAATTTGATTCAGATGCATCAGCTTATTCCAGGTTTTTCGAACCCTATCCTGAAGAGCTGAAAATGGAAGTGGACCCTGGTAGGGATAAGGATTATTGGGAGCATTTCCATTTCTAA